The stretch of DNA CTGAGGTTCACGTACTGGTCGAAGTAGAACCTGAGTGCAAGCAGGATGCCCTTCTCCAGGATTCCGGGCTTCACACGCTCGTCGCCGATCGCACCGAAGTAGATCGCCGGGAACCCGGAGAGCTCCTTTAATTCGTCCTCGGAGATCAGCTCGCCGGTCTTTAAGTACCTGTCAGCACCGATATCGTAATCAGTCCAGTCTATATCGAACCCGAACTTCTCCCCCGCTGCATCCAGGACCTGAATGCCTGTCGCAAGGATCTCCGGTCCTATACCGTCTCCGCCTATTGAGGCTACTTTATACATGTTTCGACCTCGTCTATTCCTTTTGCATATTCGACCAGACCGCCGGCCTCGATTATCTTCGAGAGGAACTCCGGCACCGGCTCGGTCGCGAATTTCTTTCCCGAAACCTCGATATATCCTTCGTCGAGGCGGGGCGTTATCGTATCATCCTCCGATATCTTGTCCGCCTCCGGGCAGACCACGGGGAGGAGACCCGTGTTGATGCAGTTCCTGTAGAATATTCTCGCAAACGACTTCGCGACGACCATCTCGATCCCCGCACCCTTAAGGGCGATCGGTGCATGCTCTCTCGACGAGCCGCAGCCGAAGTTCCTTCCACCGACTATCACATCGCCCTGCTTTGCCTCTTTCGGGAACTCGTCGCGGGTCCCCTCGAAGGCATGGGAAGCAAGCTCCTTCGGGTCGTATATCGTCAGGAACCTTCCCGGAATTATCGCGTCTGTATCTATGTCGTCCCCGAACTTCCAAATTCTCGTACCTCTCATATCACTCATGTTCACACCTCCCTCGGGTCGGTTATCACGCCTTTGATCGCACTTGCAGCCGCAGTCGCCGGGGAGCAGAGGTATACCTCGCCCTTCGTGCTGCCCTGCCTTCCGCGGAAGTTGCGGTTGGATGTCGAAAGCGAGACCTCCTCTACGCCAATCAGGCCGAAAGCGCCTCCCATACACGGTCCGCAGCACGGGGCCTCGAATAGTGCGCCGGCCTCGACGAACTTCTCGATGATTCCTGCCCTGAGGCATTTCAGGTACTCCGTCCTCGAAGCCGGGATCGCGATCACCCTGACATCCGGCGAGAACTTCCTGGCACCCATGACCTCTGCGGCCTCGGCGAAGTCCTCGTATCTCCCGTTCGTGCAGGAGCCGATGAAGACCTGGTCAAGATGTGTTCCCTCGACCTCGTCTATGTCTACGACGTTATCGACATTATGCGGAACCGCGACCTGCGGGACGAGATCACCGACATCGTACTCCACCTTTCCCGCATATGCAGCGCCCTCGTCGGCCTTCAGGTCGAAAGATCCGGCCTTTGCCGCATCGACATCGCCCCACTGCGAGAGCCACTTCCGGGTCTTCTCGTCAGGCGGGACGATCCCTGCCTTTCCGCCCATCTCGATCGCCATATTGCAGCATGTCATCCTCCCGGGAATCTCCATCTCCTCGAATGCCTGCCCGGTGAACTCAGCCGCACGGTAGGTCGCACCGTCCGCACCGATATCTCCTATGGTCTTCATGATGAGGTCTTTTGCTCCTACACGGGGTGCGAACTTCCCGTCGGCCTCGATGCGGACGCTCTCGGGAATCCTGAAATACAGGGCCCCGAAACGGAGGACGAATCCCATGTCAGTCGAGCCGATTCCGGTCGAAAACGCACCGACCGCACCATATGTACATGTGTGCGAATCGACGCCCACGACTATGTCCCCGGGCATGATCTTTCCCGTTTCGAGCGCGACCTGGTGGCAGATACCCTCCTTTACGTCATAATTATATATCCCCTGCTCCTTCGCGAACTCCCTCATCATGATGTGGTTCTCGGCGGCGGTAATCGAGTCGGCCGGGACCTGGTGGTCGAAGATCATGATAATCTTCTCCGGGTCGAAGACCTTTCCGCCCTTCATCCTGTGGAACATGTTGACGGCGAGCGGGCCGGTAATATCATGGACCATCGCCGCGTCAACGGGCACAACCCTCATTTCTCCAGCCGATACGTCACACCCGCATTTACGGGAAAATATCTTTTCAGTTATCGTTTTTGTCATATCTGTACACCAGATTCAGTGCGTTGACCATCGCCTCTACCGAAGCCATCACAATATCGGAACTCGAAGCCCCGGCGTCGAACACCCGGCCGTTCTCGTCCTCGACCGCGATAGATACGTGGCCGATAGCATCGCTTCCGCCTGATATCGCGGCCACGTTGAAGTCCTTTAGGATGACCTCCTTAGGGACTACATTCAGCAGGGCCTTCATCGCGGCATCGACCGAACCGTTGCCGGTCATGCACGAGACCTTCTCCTCGCCGTTGACGATCGCCTTGACCGTCGCGGACGGCAGGACATGGCTTCCAGTCATCACCGCGAAGCCGTCCAGGGTTATATCCTTCACCACAACACCGGTTCCGCAGACGTTATCGGCGATCTCGTAGAGGTCGTTCTCCTCGATCTTCTTTCCGTGCGATGCGATCTCCTTGATCTTTGCGACGATTGCATCCAGTTCGTCTTCCGAAGGATTCATCCCCACCTGGTCGAGCATCTGGCGGACGGCGTGCTTGCCGACGTGCTTGCCGAGCTTCAGCCTTCTCCTGTGGCCGACCATCTCGGGGGTCATGATTCCCGGCTCGAATGTGCTGGAGTTTGCAATAACGCCGTGAGAGTGGATTCCGCTCTCATGTGCAAAAGCATTGTCGCCGACGACGGGGTGGACTGGCAGAACAGAAATTCCCGAGTATCTCGAGACCATACGCGATACCTTCACCAGGTTCTCGGTCTTAACACCAGTATCAAATCCGAGGATCGATTCAAGTGCCATAACGGTCGAAGCGAAGTCCGCATTTCCGGCTCTCTCGCCTATTCCGTTGACCGTGACCTGCACCTGCGATGCCCCGGCCTCCACGGCGGATACCGAGTTCGCGACCGCCATCGAAAAATCGTTGTGGCAGTGAACGTCGATCGGGCATTTCACATCCTCGCGGATGGCAGATATCAGGGCGCTCATCGACGAAGGAGTCGCGACTCCCACGGTGTCGGGCACGTTTATCGTCGTCGCTCCCGCGTCGACCGCGGCCTTAAAGACCTCGCTCAGGTACGGAACTTCGGTCCTCGTCGCATCCATCGCCGAGAAGAGAACCTTATCCACGTTCTCCCGTGCATACCCGACGATCCTCGATGTGATCTCAAGAACTTCTTCGCGGGTCTTTCGGATGGTATTCTCCCGCTGGACATCGGACGTGGGTATGAACACGTGCACCATATCGACATCACACTCGATGCACCTGTCGACATCGGATACAACAGACCTTGCCAGACCGCAGATGTCCGCTTCCAGCCCGAGCGAGCTTATCATCTTCACGGTCTCGAACTCGGATTCCGAAGATGCCGGAAAACCTGCCTCAATTACGGATACGCCCATCCCGGATATCGCTCTAGCAATATCGAGCTTCTGGTCGAGAGTGAACGAGACGCCAGGCGTTTGTTCCCCGTCTCTTAAAGTCGTATCAAAAACAGAAATTTTCTTCGTAGAACTATTCTTATCGCCAAAGAAAGCGACCTGCCGCATCTGTTGCGACTACTCCTGCATCAAAACGTTTTGATGACATGCAGATTACATTAGCTCCATATAATATTTAAGAGTGTTGCAATTCGCACCGAAAATAAAGAATGATACAGTTGGGGTGCACCAAAATATATGTATTATAAATCCTGACTGCACCACATTTATAGATCACTCGCTTCGCCGGTTTAAAGCCGTCAGGAGCTCTTCAGGCTTCTTCGACCCGAAAAGGATCTCCTTCTTCCCTTTAAGGGTGAACCGGACACCTCCCCGGCCTGCAACGGTGTACGCCTTTCCGCGCCTGTTCCACCTGATGCCCCAGCCTCCAAACTCGCGGAGCCCGCTGTAATCCACGACCTCCGCCTTTTTGATATCGTGGGATTTTATGGTTCTCCACTTCAGGTGCACCGGGAAGTAGCGGTAGCCGAACACCCCGTTCATTACTCTCGTTTCGAGACGGAGGCTGAACATGAACAGCGGAAAGAGGATTCCGAAAATGACCATTATCACCCACACGGCACTGTCGGGTGCTGGATTGTTCCCGACGGGGATGCCGAGGACCACCTGGACGGCGAATATGCCCCATGAAAATATTGCGATCGCCCACACGACTATGACCATCAGGGGCTGGTCCTTCGCCATGTACTGGGCCTCGTAGAATTCCGCAGGAGATTCTTCTTTCTTCATATCTTACCTTAAATTCACATTTCGGCGATTTATAACTTTCAGGGAGATGGCACGAAACCCTTATCCCTGCGATAGCAGCAAAATTCAGGAAATTACAAACTTCAAAGAAAAAAGTCTGAATGAATTAATTTAGAATTGAAATCAGAGTATGCTTTCAAGTTGTTTTTCAAGTTTGTCGAGTCCTGCCCTGACATCGTCGAGGTTTCTTCCGCCTGTAAGGATGACTTTTCCGGATGAGAAAAGAAGAGCTACAATCTTGGGATCGTCGAGGCGGTATACAAGGCCGGGAAATTGTTCGGGCTCGTATTCGATGTTTTCAAGATTCAGGGCGACTACGATCCTGTTGAGGTTGATCTGCTTTTCGGTATCGTAGGAGCAGACCATATTCGTTATCGCAACATCGGGTACATCGAATGTTGAAACTCCCGCCGCTTTCAGTTCCTTCATGAGATAGTCGAGGCCGAGCTTGAGGTCTTCCTCTCTCCTGATTCCTGTCATTACGATCTTTCCCGATGAGAAAACCAAAACCGCAACCTTCGGGTTTTCAATCCTGAAGACCGCGCCCGGGAACTTCTTCTTATTGAGTTCGCAGTTTTCGATTTTTTCTGCGATATCCTCGAGATCTATGGAATCGGCAATCACACCGGATGCTACGATATTTTCTATCTTCAAATTCTTGTATTTGTTATCAGACATCTCTTATTCATATTAGGGCATTTGACCATAAGACTAACTAATCCGGGTCGGGATTTTATCTTGTGGGACCGGTTGGCGGTCGGCTGTTTACTCATTTTCATACACTGTCTGCGTGTATGCAATGTATTTGGTTGTCGGAAGTTTTGTTGGGGCGATGTATGTTCCCGGATCTGAAAAAGATTATAGGTGATTTTAACTAACATTGATGTATGAGTACGTCAAAGGCTCCTTTCTACACCCCGCAGGAGGTTGCAGACAGGCTCAGAGTTGAGACGAGAACGGTTCATGCATGGCTGCGTGACGGTACAATGAAAGGTATGAAAGTTGGCCGGCTTTGGAGAATCCCGGAGAGCGAGATCGATCGTGTCAGGAATAACATCGGTCCTGCAAACGGAGATCTGGGTTTTGATATACGCTACAAACCGCAGAATATGACCGACTACGACTATGCCTATAAAAATTTCAGGATCGAAGTCCCCGAGAAATTCAATTTCGGGTATGATGTCATCGACCAGTGGGCCGACAGGGAGAGAAACAAACTCGCGATGATCTGGGTGAACACCCAGGGCAGCGAGAAGAAGTACTCTTTCCGCGACCTGAAGAATCTCTCGAACCAGGCGGCGAATATTCTTCTGAAATACGATATCAACAAAGGGGATCGCATCCTTATAATGCTGCCACGTATCCCCGAGTGGTGGATCTTCGTCATAGGTATTATCAAACTCGGTGCGGTTGTCTGCCCGTGTCCTGTCCTTCTTACACCAAAGGATCTCAAGTACAGGATAAATGTAGGAAAGTTCAAGATGGTCATCACCGATCTCGAGAATGCTCCGAAGATCAATGAGATCTGCAAGGAGTGTCCGTCTCTCCGTTCGAGATTCGTAGTCGACGGCGAACTCGAGGGCTGGGCGAGTTATCCTCTCGAACTGCTTTATCCTGCACCGGTTTCACATAAATCTGTCAGCATGCCCGAGAGCTTTACTACATATGCCGACGACCCGATGCTGATCTATTTTACATCCGGGACTACCGGCGAACCAAAGATGGTTCTTCATAATAATGCATATCCTCTCGGTCACAGGGTGACCGCCGAACTATGGCATGACCTGACACCAAATGACGTCCACTTTACGTACTCCGACACCGGCTGGGCGAAATGTGCCTGGGGCAAGATATTCGGGCAGTGGATTGCGGGCGCCTGCCAGCTCATCATCGATGTGAGGGGGCATTTCGAGGCCACGAAACTGCTTCCTTTCATCGAAAAGTACGAGGTGACGAGCTTCTGCGCACCGCCGACAGTGTACAGAATGCTCATTCTTGCAGACCTGAGCAAGTTCGATCTTCGCGAACTCCGTCACTGCACCAGTGCCGGCGAACCGCTGAACCCGGAGGTCATCAAGGTTTGGAAGGAGGGAACGGGCTGCACAATCTATGAAGGATACGGGCAGACTGAAACATGCTGTGCAATTTCATCTTTCCCCTGCATCAGGAACAAACCAGGTTCTATGGGCAAGCCTTCGCCGGGATGGCACATCGAGCTTCATGATGACGACGGGAAACCTGTCGGAATTCACGAGGAGGGAAGGATTGCCATCTCTCTCAACCCGAGGCCGGTGGGGCTTGTCGTCGAGTACATCGACAACCCCGAGGCGAACGCAGAATCTTTCCGGAACGGATTTTATTATACCGGCGACAAGGCGTACAGGGACGAGGACGGTTACTTCTGGTTTGTCGGCCGCAACGACGATGTCATAAAGAGTTCGGGGTACAGGATTGGTCCGTTCGAGGTCGAATCGGCGCTTCTCGAACACCCGGCAGTCCAGGAATCGGCCGTCGTAGGATCTCCCGACAGGATACGCGGTCTTATCGTCAAGGCGTTTGTCGTACTCAACAAAGGATACACACCGTCGGAAGATCTCGTGAGGGACATCCAGAAATACGTCAAGACAGTGACGGCACCGTACAAGTACCCAAGAGCGATCGAATTTGTTGATGAACTGCCCAAGACTCTTTCCGGAAAGATCAAAAGGAACGAACTGAGGGACAGGGAGCTCAAGGCATTCAGGAAAAGGGAATAGATTTCAATTTTTCAATTTATTTTTTCACTGTTCTGGTGCGCCTAACTGATTAAGCCTAAATACTATGCACCATAAATTTTATTGATATGGTGCGCTTCTCCGTAACAATGGATGATGGTCTCGTCGGAAAAATCGACGAACTGTCTGAAAAAAAAGGGATCTCACGTTCCGAATGGATCGGCCGCTCCTGCCTGAATTCGGCGGACGAGAGCGTCCTTCCCGACGGCCAGGGATTGTCCGATCTGCTCTCCCTGCGGGACAGGATTCCTGAAAATATTCCGAATGTAACAGATTATGATGATCTGTATAATAATTTCCATGTCACAGTCCCGGACTTTTTTAACTTCGGTTTCGATGTAATCGATGCCTGGGCGAAGATCGACAGGAATAAGATCGCGATGATATGGTCCAACCTGGCCGGCGACGAGAAGATATTCACCTTCCGCGACCTGAGGAACCGTTCGAACGAGGCGGCTAACATGCTGCTCAAATACGGGATCAAGAAGGGCGATCTGGTGGCGATTATGCTCCACCGTGTTCCGGAATGGTGGTTCTTTGCGATCGCATGCATAAAACTTGGTGCAGTTTTTGTCCCGTGCCCGACGATGCTGACGACGAAGGATCTGGTCTACAGGATCAACGCCGCGAACATCAAGATGATCGTAACCGACATGGAGAACGCCCCGAAGATCAACCAGATCTGCAGCCAGTGCCAGTCTCTCAAGTCAAGGCTTGTCGTCAACGGAGATATGGAGGGCTGGGTCAGTTATCTCGTCGAGCTCGATTATCCTGCCCCGGTCTCCAGCAAACTTGCAGTAAGCGGCCTCGAAAAGACCCGCTCCTCGGACCCGATGGTCATATACTTTACATCCGGGACGACCGGCGAGGCAAAGATGGTTCTTCACAACCATGCCCTGCCCATAGGTCATATCACTACCGGGGCATACTGGCTCGACCTGAAGAAGAACGACATTCACCTGACGATCTCCGACACCGGCTGGGCGAAATCTTCATGGGGCAAGTTCTTTGGCCCGTGGATCCAGGGATGCTGTAGTGTGGTGTATGATTCCCGCGGGAAGTTCAACGCGACCGAGGTCCTGCCTGTTCTGGAGAAGTACGGGGTGACGACATTCTGCTGTCCGCCGACGATATACCGTATGCTGATCATGGCGGACCTCGACAAGTTCGACCTGACTTCTCTTCGCCACTGCGTGAGTGCCGGCGAGCCGCTGAACCCGGAGGTCATCAAGATCTGGGAAGAAGGAACAGGCCTTAAGATCTACGAAGGATACGGCCAGACCGAACTGACTCTTGTTCTTGGCACGTTCCCGACGATGAAGGTGAAGCCGGGTTCGATGGGCAAACCCTCGCCCGGCTGGCATATCGAGCTTCACGACGAGGACGGAAAACCTGTTCCGACCGGTGAGGTGGGAAGAATTGCGGTAAAGACGAACCCGAGGCCTGTCGGGATGTTCGTAGAATATCTCGGGAGCCCGGAGACTACCGCCGAATCCTTCCACGGCGGATTTTATTATACCGGCGATAAGGCATACATGGACGATGACGGCTACTTCTGGTTCGTCGGCCGCGACGACGATGTCATAAAGAGTTCGGGTTACAGGATCGGTCCGTTCGAGGTCGAATCGGCACTTATCGAACACCCCGCCGTGCAGGAGTCCGCGGTTATCGGTACTCCCGATCCGATAAGGGGTATGATCGTAAAGGCATTCATTGTCCTCAAAGGAGGATTCGAGCCGTCCGAAAAACTCGTCCGCGACATCCAGAAGCATGTCAAGACAGTGACCGCACCATACAAGTACCCGAGAGAGATAGAATTCGTCGAGGAACTCCCGAAAACGATTTCCGGCAAGATCCGGAGGAACGAACTTCGCGAAAAGGAGAAGAAGCATCTAAGGGAAGCGGAAGACTAAAACCAATCTTTATTTTAAGGGAACAACAATAAGATAGAGGAATATCGGTGCGAGTGCTTTCGCCCGTTTTAAATCCCGAAAAATTGTATTTGCATTGGAGCGAGGGTTGCCGAGCTTGGCCAAAGGCGCTAGGTTCAGGGCCTAGTCATGTAGATGTTCGAGGGTTCGAATCCCTTCCCTCGCATTTTTTTGATTTTAAGTTGTTTAAATCTAATTTTACTTTCATTAAAAGCCCAATTATTTATTATTCAATGAAACCCTGATAATGCAGTCTTCACAAGAAAAGCGAACGTTTCCAAGGAGCCGGACTCAAGATCCGATCTTGTAGGAGTTCGAAGGTTCAAATCCTGCCTCTCGTATTTTTTGATCGGGCAGGTTTGTTTGAAAGTTTAAGCGGCTAAATATTTGTAATCATTTGACTTTCATATCAACAAATAGATTCTCACTCTCATCAAATGACTGATGAATTGTATAATATTGAACCCGCCCACCTCTGATGCAATCTCTAACGGCACGTTCTCTTTTACTTAAATTAGCTGTTTTCCCCGTTTTTATCTCGATAAATGCCACCTCCTGTATCTCGTCTTCATCTGATAATCCATCAAAGACAATAAGATCAACCGGAGTCCCCAAAAATCGTGCATCCTTAGGATTATAGGGAAAATCTGGAAAGAATGGGATCAGACACTCGGTAACTTTTCCTCGGGTAACAGATTGGCTACGCTTTATTGCATCGGTACGGATATTTTGCTCTTCGGCTAATCTCCAGTTTTCAAATTGGATTCGTGCTTTTTCACTGGAAAGTCTTTCAAGTTCTGTTGTTTTCCATCTGTCAATATCTTCACTTTTTTTCTGACTCCACGAATCAAAAATCACCCTTGCTTGTTGCTCAATTTGACCCTTTATTTTTGAATAATTGTAAAATAAAACTAAAATAACAATGAATAATAAAAATATGAGAGCCCATTCAATCATAATATCTTAAAACTCTGTCTCATTTCGCTATATACAGTTTTCCAATCTGCATTAATGTCGCAAATCTAAAATATTGCTCCTAAAAAACGCCCGACAGCCTCCCCTGAATAACCGCCCAAACAGCCGTGCGAATCCGCTCCTCAAATCTTTTCGTCGCTCCCCTGCACGGCACTGTAAACCTCCTCTTGCAAACGCGGGTCTCCGTCAAAAGAGTACGCCGGTCGCGGTTGATTACCGGCTGAAGTAGATCGAAATGACTACAAAACAGATCAGAAAAGGGGCGGCCGAATTCCTCACCAAGGGCGGGGAGGAATGAATTCTCTTTTTTTATATAACAGTGATTCCCTGAAATATGATGAGGTTGCACCCTGCGACAAAGAGGGCAACTATCTTTAACTTTTGAAAACTTCTCATATCTGCACAGCCGGTGAAGCGTTTATATTTTTACAAAAATTATGAGTCCATTTATATGCCCAAATGAATCCGATTAAATTACCTGCGATCTCCCCGACAACGATTCCGTACCAGACTCCTGTTACACCCATGTCAAGGTATAATCCGAAGAACCAGGCAAACAGAATTGTCGTAATAACACTCCGGAAGAGTGTTACACAAAGTGACTGAATACCCTTTCCGATTCCCTGGAAGAAGGATGCCGCAAATATTCCAAATCCCAGAAAAGGAAGCGTAATGCTGATGATTTTAAGGAATTCCGATATGCCGGCGGCTAAATCCGCCGAAGACTCGGTATATGAAAATACCATCGCAATATAGGGAGCAAAGATATACATCAGCAGTCCGAGGCAGATCCCTACCAATAAACCGAATCTTGCAGAGAATAGAAGGTTCCCGCGTAATTTCTTGAAATTGCGTGCACCATATGCTGCTCCTTCAATTGACATTACAGCAGTTCCTATTCCAATAAGGGGGGACATTGCAACGAACAGGACTCTGAAACCTGCAGTATACACTGCCACTGCATTGGCAGTTGCAACAATTACGAGAATCAAATCGATTACAAACATTGTTATCGACATGGATACCTGCTCGATTGATGCAGGAACTCCGACCTTTAAAATATCTGAAAGAACTTCTTTTTTAAATGAGAAGAATTTCAGATTATACCTGACATATGTATCCTTTTTGATCATAGTCCAGTAATATAGGATTACAGACGAAAGAGCAACGGATATTACCGTTGCCCAGGCAGCACCGGTAATCCCCCATCCGAGGATATAGATGAGTACAGGATCAAGAAATATATTCAGGATTCCTCCGGCAATTAATGCGTACATCGAACGCTTTGCGTCCCCTTCGCTCCTGAGAACTGCTGCTATGACATTTGAATAAATTGTGAAAATACCAAGACCACAGACAATAACAGCATAATCAGAGGCAAGCGCCGCTGCCTCCCCGGCACCGATAAGATCGAACAAAGAATCCGAAAAGAGGAAAAAAACGATTGCGGAAATGATACTTACTATAATCGTAAGAATTAGCGCATGATTGCCTGCATTATTTGCGTCGGAATGATTATTTTCGCCGATATGCCTTGCTATTGCGGAACCAGCTCCCATTCCAAGGCCATTCCCAATTCCGTAGATCACCATGTAAAAAGGAGCCACAAAGCCCGTTGCGGCGAGTGCAAGGTTTCCGAGCCCTGAAACCCATATGGCATCGACGACATTGTAGAGACTCATTATCAGCATTGCGATCATCATCGGAACGGATAGGCTGATAAGAGCCTTCTTTGAATCTCCCAAGAGTATATTTGTGCAGTAAGATCCTGTTTCGCTCATATCCGGATGTACATTTTAAAAAAATGCAAATTATCATTAATGAAACTGCGAAAGTTTCACGATTTGTATCTGAAGTGGCCGAATGAAAAGGACAAATCTCTGAAATAATTGATATCAAAACAATTTATTATGTAAGCAGAGATGTTCCGGCCAAACTCGTTTATGAAATGATTTTAATGAAATTAAAGAGAATCTCGTAATAAAAGAATAATAAACCCGGTGTTCTAAATGAATGAAAAATTGATTGGCAGTCTTTTGAAACTTGGATTTACGGAATATGAAGCCCGGGCGTACCTGGTAATTATTCAGCTGAACCTCTCTTCTGCAAATGAAATTATCGAGCTCTCAGGTCTGCCCCGCGGGAAGATATATTCTACATTAAATCAGCTTGCCGGAAAAGGTTACATAGGAGTAAACGAAGGCAATCCCGCTTTATATTATCCGGTAAATCCTGTGGAAACAATAGCATTATTAAAAAAACAGGTGCTGGCAGATTTTTCCGAGCTTGAAGAAGATATAATTGCCATGAGCAGAAGAAACAACCTCAAACCGTCTCTTTTCTGGGACATCCCAAATCCGGCAAATATAGAGAATAAACTCAGGAATTTTCTAAAAGGCGCTAAAAACGACATATTCATCCTCCTGGACGATCCTGAAATGTATCCATTAATTGAGAGTGAACTTTTTAAAATAAGGAAAAAAATCAAAATTTCAATTCTGGTCCCGGAAGACCTGAAAGCCCTGGAAAATAAGTTTAAGTTCCATATAATGAATGAAAAATTAATCAATTTTTTTGACGAAATGGATGGCCTCATCGGTGACGATCTCCCTAAAAACTTTCCAAAAAAAGGTCCGAGTGTTTTGATAATAATTGACAGCAGAAAGTCATTGGTTGCAATTCACGAATCATCAGGCTACCTGGTAGGAATATCCTATGATATAATCTTTACATACAATCAGAAAAAAATTATAGAATTGCTTGCACCGGAAGTTTTTGGAAAAAAGTAAAAATTCTATATTACTCGCTTAATTTGTGAAACTATCCCGGTTTCATACTCTTAAACACTCTTTTCATTCAATAAATTATAGTTAGGATTTCAGATTCCGTTTGACTGGTATCTGGAAGAAGGAGGTTTAGCATGAGCCCTGAATCATATATTTCCGAAAAAGTTTCTATAAATAATATATCCTGTGAAACCTGTTTGTTATGGGAAGAAGCCGGTTTCATCCCACCCAA from Methanolacinia petrolearia DSM 11571 encodes:
- a CDS encoding MATE family efflux transporter yields the protein MSETGSYCTNILLGDSKKALISLSVPMMIAMLIMSLYNVVDAIWVSGLGNLALAATGFVAPFYMVIYGIGNGLGMGAGSAIARHIGENNHSDANNAGNHALILTIIVSIISAIVFFLFSDSLFDLIGAGEAAALASDYAVIVCGLGIFTIYSNVIAAVLRSEGDAKRSMYALIAGGILNIFLDPVLIYILGWGITGAAWATVISVALSSVILYYWTMIKKDTYVRYNLKFFSFKKEVLSDILKVGVPASIEQVSMSITMFVIDLILVIVATANAVAVYTAGFRVLFVAMSPLIGIGTAVMSIEGAAYGARNFKKLRGNLLFSARFGLLVGICLGLLMYIFAPYIAMVFSYTESSADLAAGISEFLKIISITLPFLGFGIFAASFFQGIGKGIQSLCVTLFRSVITTILFAWFFGLYLDMGVTGVWYGIVVGEIAGNLIGFIWAYKWTHNFCKNINASPAVQI
- a CDS encoding TrmB family transcriptional regulator, producing the protein MNEKLIGSLLKLGFTEYEARAYLVIIQLNLSSANEIIELSGLPRGKIYSTLNQLAGKGYIGVNEGNPALYYPVNPVETIALLKKQVLADFSELEEDIIAMSRRNNLKPSLFWDIPNPANIENKLRNFLKGAKNDIFILLDDPEMYPLIESELFKIRKKIKISILVPEDLKALENKFKFHIMNEKLINFFDEMDGLIGDDLPKNFPKKGPSVLIIIDSRKSLVAIHESSGYLVGISYDIIFTYNQKKIIELLAPEVFGKK
- a CDS encoding Holliday junction resolvase-like protein, yielding MIEWALIFLLFIVILVLFYNYSKIKGQIEQQARVIFDSWSQKKSEDIDRWKTTELERLSSEKARIQFENWRLAEEQNIRTDAIKRSQSVTRGKVTECLIPFFPDFPYNPKDARFLGTPVDLIVFDGLSDEDEIQEVAFIEIKTGKTANLSKRERAVRDCIRGGRVQYYTIHQSFDESENLFVDMKVK